A genomic window from Cupriavidus basilensis includes:
- a CDS encoding MFS transporter → MTGWYKAGNAQQKKTFWACYSGWALDSFDMQMFSFLLPALTAAWGLGKGEVGVLGTVALVVTAIGGWGAGILSDRYGRARILVFAIVWFTFFGVLAGFAQSYNQLLVARTLQGLGFGGEWAVGAALMAEVIDPKHRGKAMGFVQSGFALGWALAVVVATALLAWLPHDLAWRVAFWSGVIPASIVLFIRRHIKDSPMFERARQSRMARASLASVFSRQYARSLILSSILVIGLQAGCYAILIWLPSLLAQRQVAASSMIVTVFIMSFGSFCGFAVAADLADRIGRRPTLIGLAVCAWIVTASYMLLPLNPVLAAVLGFLVGFSAIGMFAALGPFLSEMFPTHVRTTCMGFAYNVGKSVGAGSVVGVGVLSTHIGLANAMGTFCLVAYAIAVFGILLLPETRGIAIEHIGAADGGHADAHDAHAAAPRAEPVRAHG, encoded by the coding sequence ATGACAGGTTGGTACAAGGCTGGGAATGCCCAGCAGAAGAAGACGTTCTGGGCCTGCTATTCCGGCTGGGCGCTGGATTCCTTCGATATGCAGATGTTCAGCTTCCTGCTGCCCGCGCTGACCGCGGCGTGGGGCCTGGGCAAGGGCGAAGTGGGTGTCCTTGGCACCGTGGCGCTGGTCGTCACCGCCATCGGCGGCTGGGGCGCCGGCATCCTCAGCGACCGCTACGGCCGCGCGCGCATCCTGGTGTTCGCCATCGTCTGGTTCACATTCTTCGGCGTGCTTGCCGGCTTCGCGCAGTCGTACAACCAGCTGCTGGTCGCGCGCACGCTGCAAGGTCTAGGCTTCGGCGGCGAATGGGCCGTCGGCGCCGCGCTGATGGCCGAGGTGATCGACCCCAAGCACCGCGGCAAGGCCATGGGCTTCGTGCAATCCGGCTTCGCCCTGGGCTGGGCGCTGGCGGTGGTGGTGGCCACCGCGCTGCTGGCCTGGCTGCCGCATGACCTGGCCTGGCGAGTGGCCTTCTGGAGTGGGGTAATCCCGGCCTCGATCGTGCTTTTCATCCGCCGCCACATCAAGGACTCGCCCATGTTCGAGCGCGCCAGGCAGAGCCGCATGGCGCGTGCTTCGCTGGCCTCGGTGTTCAGCCGCCAGTACGCGCGCTCACTGATCCTCTCCAGCATACTGGTGATCGGCCTGCAGGCCGGCTGCTATGCCATCCTGATCTGGCTGCCCTCGCTGCTCGCCCAGCGCCAGGTGGCCGCGTCCTCGATGATCGTCACCGTATTCATCATGTCTTTCGGCTCGTTCTGCGGCTTCGCCGTGGCCGCGGACCTGGCCGACCGCATCGGCCGGCGCCCCACGCTGATCGGCCTGGCCGTGTGCGCGTGGATCGTCACCGCCAGCTACATGCTGCTGCCGCTGAACCCGGTGCTGGCGGCCGTGCTCGGCTTCCTGGTAGGCTTTTCCGCGATCGGCATGTTTGCTGCGCTGGGGCCTTTCCTGAGCGAGATGTTCCCCACCCACGTGCGCACTACCTGCATGGGTTTCGCCTACAACGTCGGCAAGTCGGTGGGCGCCGGCTCCGTCGTCGGCGTCGGCGTGTTGTCCACCCACATCGGCCTCGCCAACGCCATGGGCACCTTCTGCCTGGTGGCCTATGCCATCGCCGTGTTCGGCATCCTGCTGCTGCCCGAGACGCGAGGCATTGCCATCGAGCACATCGGCGCGGCGGACGGTGGCCACGCCGATGCTCACGATGCCCATGCCGCGGCACCGCGGGCCGAGCCCGTACGGGCGCATGGTTGA
- a CDS encoding 4-methylmuconolactone methylisomerase, producing the protein MIRMLYLLVKPEGMSDATFRAECRRHYDMSHAIPGLHKYEVRLVAEQPTDTHVPFFDIGHVDAVGECWFENEAAYAAYLASDIRKAWFEHGKTFIGRLKPFRTETVGGDGAG; encoded by the coding sequence ATGATCCGCATGCTGTACCTGCTGGTGAAGCCTGAAGGCATGTCCGATGCCACCTTCCGCGCCGAATGCCGGCGCCACTACGACATGTCGCACGCCATCCCGGGCCTGCACAAGTACGAGGTCCGCCTCGTCGCCGAGCAGCCTACCGACACCCACGTGCCCTTCTTTGACATCGGCCACGTCGACGCCGTCGGCGAATGCTGGTTCGAGAACGAAGCGGCCTACGCCGCCTATCTGGCCAGCGACATCCGCAAGGCCTGGTTCGAGCACGGCAAGACCTTCATCGGCCGGCTCAAGCCCTTTCGTACCGAAACGGTCGGCGGCGACGGCGCGGGCTGA
- the catC gene encoding muconolactone Delta-isomerase produces the protein MLYHVQMDVNIPDSLPAEQADAIKAAEKARAIEIQKSGKWPHLWRVVGRYANVSLFDVESNDELHALLSSLPLFPYMTIQVTPLAQHPSAI, from the coding sequence ATGCTTTACCACGTGCAGATGGACGTGAACATTCCCGACTCCCTGCCGGCCGAGCAGGCCGACGCCATCAAGGCAGCCGAGAAGGCGCGCGCCATCGAGATCCAGAAGTCCGGGAAGTGGCCCCACCTATGGCGCGTCGTCGGCCGCTACGCCAATGTCAGCCTCTTCGACGTGGAGAGCAACGATGAACTGCACGCGCTGCTGTCGTCGCTGCCGCTGTTTCCCTATATGACCATCCAGGTCACGCCGCTGGCACAGCATCCGTCGGCGATCTGA
- a CDS encoding nuclear transport factor 2 family protein yields MTFSTPGMTSQHVAALEPIENYLQAHITGDAEYMRKAFHPDARIISFREGKLHALTLDEFSARFQGQPAADEAQRKRYITHFDVTGNAGTAKVVLEYPEVTFTDYMTLLEIDGVWKIANKTFSAAPPKK; encoded by the coding sequence ATGACATTCAGCACCCCCGGCATGACATCACAACATGTAGCCGCTCTTGAGCCGATCGAGAACTACCTGCAAGCCCACATCACCGGCGATGCCGAATACATGCGCAAGGCGTTCCACCCGGATGCCAGGATCATCTCGTTTCGCGAGGGAAAGCTGCACGCCTTGACCCTCGATGAGTTTTCCGCGCGCTTCCAGGGCCAGCCTGCGGCAGATGAAGCACAACGCAAGCGCTACATCACGCATTTCGACGTCACCGGCAACGCCGGCACTGCCAAGGTCGTGCTGGAGTATCCGGAAGTGACCTTCACGGACTACATGACGCTGCTGGAAATCGACGGCGTCTGGAAGATCGCCAACAAGACGTTCAGCGCAGCGCCGCCAAAAAAATAG
- a CDS encoding TetR/AcrR family transcriptional regulator has protein sequence MRPPRQPRSEQNLVNMIKAGRALAEQRGDLDDISLNDVVKAAETSIGAFYARFKDKEAFLQIMLEAALDEAEALTKKSISRDPVWQAGSATAIVERIVRVYVGQFRQNRGLFKGFLRHYSATGGGDNPMRQANRRIQDLLVPLLARQLDSPRTGTADFEVRVAIQFLVGTLANLLLNDPGPLHLEQRKLETHLIRMMSRYLMLPEA, from the coding sequence ATGCGCCCCCCACGCCAGCCGCGCAGCGAGCAGAACCTGGTCAACATGATCAAGGCGGGGCGTGCGCTGGCTGAGCAGCGCGGCGACCTGGATGACATTTCCCTGAATGACGTCGTGAAGGCCGCCGAGACGTCGATTGGTGCCTTCTATGCCCGCTTCAAGGACAAGGAGGCGTTCCTCCAGATCATGCTTGAGGCGGCACTGGACGAGGCCGAAGCGCTCACGAAGAAATCCATCTCCAGGGATCCAGTCTGGCAAGCCGGTTCGGCTACGGCCATCGTGGAGCGCATCGTACGCGTCTACGTAGGCCAGTTTCGCCAGAATCGTGGCCTGTTCAAAGGCTTCCTGCGGCATTACTCCGCAACCGGGGGCGGCGACAATCCCATGCGGCAGGCCAACCGCCGCATCCAGGATTTGCTTGTGCCATTGCTGGCCAGGCAACTCGATTCCCCACGCACTGGCACCGCGGACTTCGAGGTGCGCGTCGCCATTCAGTTCCTAGTGGGCACGCTGGCCAATCTGCTGCTCAACGATCCGGGCCCGCTGCACCTGGAGCAACGCAAGCTGGAAACCCACCTGATCCGCATGATGAGCCGCTATCTGATGCTGCCAGAGGCGTAG
- a CDS encoding TetR/AcrR family transcriptional regulator, protein MTPEITAPSEAAAPTLRAGLKQPRQERSEATLRALLAAGRALINEAGSLTGFSLADLVRAASTSIGAFYARFPDKETFCALVLEDTLAELRAELDYSLATDPAWNAGPAHAICTRIVGFYIGLFRKHRGLFAAYMRHSPAQNPLWQPIREANRQILDAMVPRLASRVAAGRFAGPDDETRIAVQLVISALTNIVLHTPSALDLYDPRQEQRLTEMLHRYLALPAADDVSPTPLAASDSGSSCGSGGFPACVAPGAAGPDR, encoded by the coding sequence ATGACGCCCGAGATCACGGCCCCCTCCGAGGCTGCGGCGCCAACGCTGCGCGCGGGGCTGAAGCAGCCCCGCCAGGAGAGAAGCGAGGCCACGCTAAGGGCGCTGCTTGCCGCCGGCAGAGCGCTGATCAACGAGGCCGGCAGCCTGACCGGCTTCTCGCTCGCCGATCTCGTGCGGGCTGCGTCCACGTCCATCGGCGCGTTCTATGCACGCTTTCCGGACAAGGAGACCTTCTGCGCGCTGGTGCTGGAAGACACACTGGCGGAGCTGCGCGCCGAGTTGGACTATTCGCTGGCCACGGACCCCGCCTGGAACGCAGGGCCGGCCCACGCGATCTGCACGCGCATCGTCGGCTTCTACATCGGCCTGTTTCGCAAGCACCGTGGCCTGTTTGCCGCATATATGCGGCATAGCCCCGCGCAGAACCCCTTGTGGCAACCCATTCGCGAGGCCAACCGGCAGATCCTGGATGCCATGGTGCCGCGCCTGGCCAGCCGCGTCGCCGCCGGGCGCTTTGCCGGGCCGGACGACGAGACCCGCATTGCGGTCCAGCTTGTCATCAGCGCATTGACCAACATCGTGCTGCATACGCCCAGCGCCCTGGATCTGTACGATCCGCGGCAGGAGCAACGGCTCACCGAGATGCTGCACCGCTACCTTGCCTTGCCAGCGGCGGACGACGTCTCGCCTACGCCTCTGGCAGCATCAGATAGCGGCTCATCATGCGGATCAGGTGGGTTTCCAGCTTGCGTTGCTCCAGGTGCAGCGGGCCCGGATCGTTGA
- a CDS encoding ferredoxin--NADP reductase, with amino-acid sequence MQFHNLTVAQITWETEDARSYALLVPDALQQSFVYRAGQHLTFRVNVDGKTLLRSYSLSSSPEAGGLPVVTVKRIPGGRASGWFHAHVDAGTRLEVSAPTGRFVCEDMGAPLFFCAAGSGITPVLSMIRSALASTSSAMTLYYANRDAASTIFAAQIAKLSRDHSDRLAVHLHHDDTDGFPERGKIAALLSAVPHCQLYLCGPGPFMQTVLEAAEVAGMGPGCVHLERFDAAAQEPEVASAAPMPAQACDATVTLGGALHVVRVASGQSLLQAALACGVDAPYACEEGYCGSCAAKCVDGAVVHARNDVFSADELAAGWILTCQARPRQERPVAITFDV; translated from the coding sequence ATGCAGTTCCACAATCTGACTGTCGCGCAGATCACTTGGGAGACCGAAGACGCCCGTTCCTACGCGCTCTTGGTCCCCGATGCGTTGCAGCAATCCTTCGTGTATCGCGCTGGCCAGCACCTCACCTTCCGGGTAAACGTGGACGGGAAAACACTGCTACGCAGCTATTCGCTTTCCAGCTCGCCCGAGGCAGGCGGCCTTCCGGTCGTCACCGTCAAGCGGATCCCGGGGGGGCGCGCGTCGGGCTGGTTCCATGCGCACGTCGATGCGGGCACGCGACTGGAGGTAAGCGCGCCGACCGGCCGGTTCGTGTGCGAGGACATGGGCGCCCCGCTCTTCTTCTGCGCGGCGGGCAGCGGCATTACGCCGGTGCTGTCGATGATCCGTTCGGCGCTGGCATCCACCAGCTCCGCGATGACGCTCTACTACGCCAATCGGGATGCCGCCAGCACGATCTTCGCGGCGCAGATCGCCAAGCTGTCCCGCGACCATTCCGATCGGCTGGCCGTGCATCTGCACCACGACGACACCGATGGCTTTCCCGAACGCGGCAAGATTGCTGCCTTGCTCTCGGCGGTGCCACACTGCCAGCTCTATCTGTGCGGCCCCGGGCCATTCATGCAGACCGTGCTGGAGGCCGCTGAAGTGGCCGGCATGGGGCCGGGGTGCGTGCATCTGGAGCGATTTGACGCGGCCGCGCAGGAGCCCGAAGTGGCAAGCGCGGCGCCAATGCCTGCGCAGGCTTGCGACGCCACGGTAACCCTCGGCGGCGCCCTGCATGTGGTGCGGGTTGCCAGCGGCCAGTCCCTGCTGCAAGCCGCGCTGGCCTGCGGCGTGGATGCGCCCTATGCCTGCGAGGAAGGCTATTGCGGCTCGTGCGCGGCCAAGTGCGTGGATGGCGCGGTCGTCCATGCGCGCAACGATGTTTTCAGTGCTGACGAACTTGCCGCCGGCTGGATCCTGACCTGCCAGGCGCGCCCGCGCCAGGAGCGGCCGGTCGCCATCACCTTTGACGTATGA
- a CDS encoding ferritin-like domain-containing protein has protein sequence MSSLHRYTLPVVQTGWSIGSQVSTEFNWEYDNENSKLLQLYETSKKQQWNATDRIDWSQELDPENPQELDDRMIPIYGTPLWEKMGKHDRIEVRRHQQAHSLSQFLHGEQGALMVSARIVQMVPEMDAKFYAATQTMDEARHVEAYSRLLHEKVGIIYPITSGLKSLLETILTDSRWDFCYLGMQVLVEGLALAAFQRIRDFSKNPLAASINAYVMQDEARHVAFGRTALRGYYPQLTEAERKEREDFVIEACYLMRDRFDQKEVWGRLGLPDEECAKAVRESETMRQFRQRLFSRIVPTVKDIGLWSPRVQAAFADMGAIEFANVDVEAQFAQDQKIAEEFDARRVVMESIEAARAEAGH, from the coding sequence ATGTCATCCCTTCATCGTTACACGTTGCCGGTGGTCCAGACAGGCTGGTCGATCGGCAGCCAGGTTTCCACCGAGTTCAACTGGGAATACGACAACGAGAATTCCAAGCTGCTGCAGCTCTACGAGACCAGCAAGAAGCAGCAATGGAACGCTACCGACCGGATCGACTGGTCGCAGGAACTCGACCCCGAGAACCCGCAGGAACTCGATGACCGGATGATTCCCATCTACGGCACGCCGCTATGGGAGAAGATGGGCAAGCACGACCGCATCGAAGTGCGCCGCCACCAGCAAGCGCATTCGCTGTCGCAGTTCCTGCATGGCGAACAGGGCGCGCTGATGGTGTCCGCGCGCATCGTGCAGATGGTGCCGGAGATGGATGCCAAGTTCTATGCCGCCACGCAGACCATGGACGAAGCGCGCCACGTGGAAGCCTATTCGCGCCTGCTGCACGAGAAGGTCGGCATCATCTATCCGATCACGTCCGGGTTGAAATCGCTGCTTGAAACCATCCTGACCGACTCGCGCTGGGACTTCTGCTACCTCGGCATGCAGGTGCTGGTGGAAGGTCTTGCCCTGGCCGCGTTCCAGCGCATTCGCGACTTCTCCAAGAATCCGCTGGCGGCATCGATCAATGCCTACGTGATGCAGGACGAAGCGCGCCACGTTGCCTTCGGCCGCACCGCGCTGCGCGGCTATTATCCACAGCTGACGGAGGCCGAGCGCAAGGAGCGCGAAGACTTCGTGATCGAGGCCTGCTACCTGATGCGCGATCGCTTCGACCAGAAGGAAGTCTGGGGCCGGCTCGGCCTGCCGGACGAAGAGTGCGCCAAGGCCGTGCGGGAGTCCGAGACCATGCGGCAGTTCCGCCAGCGGCTGTTCAGCCGGATCGTGCCGACCGTCAAGGATATCGGCCTGTGGAGCCCGCGCGTGCAGGCCGCGTTTGCCGACATGGGCGCGATCGAGTTCGCCAACGTCGACGTCGAGGCGCAGTTCGCGCAGGACCAGAAGATCGCGGAGGAGTTTGACGCGCGCCGCGTGGTGATGGAGTCGATTGAGGCCGCGCGGGCCGAAGCTGGACACTGA